The Cylindrospermum stagnale PCC 7417 genome segment TGGTGGACAGGTTTAGCTGTTGCTTTAGTTGGGTTTACTTTGTTCGGCATTGAAGAGATAGGGTTAGAAATAGAAAACCCCTTTGGCTATAATTCTTACCACTTGCCCCTAGATACAATTTGCAACACAATAAAACGTAATATTAGCGATTTAATCAGCCTTACCCCCAGCGCACAGTCATATACAAAAAATATATGAATCAAGTATCCGTAACCAGTAATTTTTCTAGTATTGAAAATACTTCTTGAATAAATTTCTCATATTTTTCTAAGTCTTTGCTCAGTACTTCTGTCAAGTTGAAATAGGCAGATATTATCGGCTAAAACTTTGCTGATGCTTGAATGCTGAAAACTAACTCAATATTCATAAACTTCTAATGCCAATTTCTAACCCCTCGCATACACCTGTGAGAAAATCTAAATTTAATGTAGCAATCGTGTCGCTGGGTTGGTGATAATGCGGATTTCGCAGGAAAGCTGTATCTGTCACCATAATTGCTGGATAACCCGCATCCCAAAAAGGAGCATGATCACTTAGCCTGGTTTGGGGAACTATTAAACCTTTATTGGGTGCTGGTAGCCACTGACTAGATACACCAGCTTTGCGAATACTCCGACTCAGGCCAATTAAATCACCCAATGTCCGCCAATTCCCAATTAAAGCGATAAAATCGCCACGATTTGGGTAAAAGCGTTCTAAAAAAGGTGGGTAACTTTGGGAACCAGGAGTAGAATCGCAATAGCCCAGCATTTCTAAAGACATCATTAAGCGTAGGGGTTGCTGTTGTTGGCGCAATAGGTTTACATAATCAGTACTACCAAGTAAACCGTATTCTTCCATGTCAAAAGCCACCAGTCGTAAGGGATATCTAGCAGGAACGGTAGCAAACTTTCTGGCAAATTCTAACAAAACTGCTACACCTGTGGCATTATCATCAGCTGCTGGGGTTCCAGGTACGCCATCATAGTGAGCACCAATTAAAATAGGTGGTAAATCCCGCTTTTGGCCTCTAGCTTGGGAAGGTAAATTTAAAATGAGATTTTTGCAGGTTTTGCCCCTAACTTGAAAGGTGTGGATTTCCACACTTCCCCATTGGACAAATTGTTGGCGAATGTATTCTTGGACAAAAAAGTGTCCGGCTGTCGCCATGTAAGGATCGCGTTCCCGCGCGATCGCACTCAGATGAGTTTGTAATCGCTCTTTTAAATTCAAATGTTTAAACTATTATTTATTCGCAATCGCAATGTTTTTCAGGACGGGGGCAAGGGCAAAGCAGGTGTTATCAGTCTGAATTTTTCATTGGTCATATCTTGTGAATCAAGGTACTGGAGTACAAGATTTGCAGCTACTTCGGCACACTCAACCATTGTCAATGTTATCCTAGACTTGCAAGTAGCTCCTCAAGCTTCTATTCCGACCCTTCCTGCCTTGATGATGAGTATTATACCATTGAGGAGGTTTCATCATTTAGCACCAAGCTAGAGGTAGTTCCGCCCAATGATCATAAATATATAAGACACGCTAGGAGAAGAGTAACGCATGGGCAAGGTAGTCGGCATCGACTTGGGTACAACCAACTCAGTAGTCGCCGTGATGGAGGGTGGCAAGCCGGTGGTGATCGCCAATGCCGAAGGAATGCGAACAACCCCCTCAGTCGTTGGCTTCAGCAAAGAAGGCGAAAGGGTAGTTGGGCAAATGGCACGACGGCAAACCGTCCTGAATCCTCAAAATACTTTTTTTTCAGTCAAACGCTTTATTGGGCGGAAGTATGGCGAACTTAGTCCAGATTCTAAGCGTGTACCCTACACTATCCGCAAAGACGAAGTGGGGAATATTCGAGTTGCCTGTCCCCGTCTCAATAAGGAATTCGCCCCAGAAGAAATTTCGGCTATGGTTCTCAAGAAATTGGCAGACGATGCCAGTCGTTACTTGGGTGTACCAGTGACGGGGGCAGTGATTACTGTTCCTGCTTATTTTAATGATTCTCAGCGGCAAGCAACGCGGGATGCGGGGCGAATTGCTGGGTTGGAGGTGTTGCGGATTCTGAATGAACCGACTGCGGCATCTTTGGCTTATGGTTTGGATCGGGGTGATACGGAAACGATTTTAGTATTTGATTTGGGCGGTGGCACTTTTGATGTGTCGATTCTGGAGGTGGGTGATGGGGTGTTTGAGGTTAAAGCCACCAGTGGAGATACGCAGCTTGGTGGTAATGATTTTGATAAAAAAATAGTGGATTGGTTGGCAGAGCAATTTCTAGAAGCGGAAGCTGTAGACTTAAGACGCGATCGCCAAGCTTTACAACGTCTAATGGAAGCGGCAGAAAAAGCCAAAATAGAACTTTCTGCTGTCAGCGTCACCGATATTAACTTACCTTTTATCACCGCCACTGAAGATGGCCCCAAGCATTTAGAAACTCGTTTGACGCGATCGCAGTTTGAGGGTTTGTGCGGTGACTTGGTAGGGCGGTTGCGGACTCCAGTCAAAAGGGCACTGAAAGATGCTGGTCTTTCACCCGCAGATATTGAAGAAGTTGTCCTAGTTGGTGGTTCCACCCGCATGCCAATGGTCAAGCAGCTAGTGCGAGACTTGATTGGCACAGAACCCAACGAAAACGTCAACCCCGATGAAGTGGTAGCCGTGGGTGCAGCGATTCAGGCAGGTATTCTCGCTGGTGAACTCAAGGATGTGCTGCTTTTGGATGTCACGCCCCTATCTTTGGGATTGGAAACCATCGGCGGCGTCATGAAAAAACTGATTCCTCGCAACACAACCATACCAGTACGCCGTTCTGATATTTTTTCTACGTCGGAAAATAACCAAAACACTGTGGAAATCCACGTAGTCCAGGGCGAACGGGAAATGGCAGCAAATAACAAGTCATTAGGACGTTTCAAGCTGTATGGTATTCCGCCAGCGCCACGGGGTATCCCCCAAGTCCAAGTATCATTTGATATCGATGCCAATGGAATTTTACAGGTTACAGCCCTAGATCGCACCACTGGACGAGAGCAAACCATCACAATTCAAGGCGCGTCTACCTTGAGTGAGTCGGAAGTGAATCGGATGATTCAGGATGCCCAGAAATTCGCCGACGTTGACCGGGAACGGAAAGAACGGGTAGAAAAGCGCACTCGTGCTGAGGCGATGATTTTACAAGCAGAACGACAACTCAGAGAAGTAGCGCTGGAAATGGGGATGCAGTTCGCCCGTAACCGCCGCCAAAGGATTGATAATATTTGCCGAGAACTGCGTGAGAGTTTACAGCAAAATGACGATCGCGGGATTGACCAAGCTTACGCTGACCTGCAAGATGCTCTGTATGAGCTAAACCGGGAAGTCCGCGAGTATTATGCTGAGGATGAAGAAGAAGATTTGTTTGGAACTATCCGGGAAATCTTTACTGGTGACAAAGAACGGGAACGGGATCTACCAAGAGATACATATCGAGAACGGGATGCCTACAGCAAGGATTATGGTAACAAGGACTATAGCAGGGACAGTCGTTCCTCCTCCTATGACAGCCGTCCTGCACGCAAACCCCGTCCCAGCTACCAAGATAACTGGGATGATGACGACGATTGGTTGTAGTAGTTGCCAATTCAATGCCAGGATTTTAGATTTTGGATTGAATATCTTGAATCTAAAATCCCAAAGCCAAAAATGACAGTACCCATTACCAAAATCTAAAATCTAAAATCTAAATTTAAATAACTAACTATGCAAAATTTGCAGAACTTTCGCGATTACTATGAGATTTTGGGAATTTCTAAAGATGCCTCTAGCGAGGAAATTAAAAAGGTTTATCGGCGGTTAGCAAGGCAATTTCACCCCGATCTGAATCCAGGAAATAAAGAAGCAGAGGAAAAATTTAAGGTGATCGGTGAGGCTTATGAAATCCTTTCTGACCCAGCTAAACGGGCGCATTATGACCAATTTAGCCGCTACTGGAAGCAAAAAGGCTTTGCAGGTAACAAAACACCAAAGTCTAAAGATTGGGAAAATCGCTCTAACGGTCGTAATGGTAATGACGTAGATCCTAGCCAGTTTTCTGATTTTGAAAGCTTTATTAATCAAGTAATTGGTGTTAGCAGTCGCAAAGAAACTAGAAATCCGGGAAGTAGCACTACTACCGATCCATTTCGCGCCCCCAGAACGACAAAAGTTGAATACACAGTTAACACCCCACCCCGCGCCACCCGTCGAGATATCGAAGCCAGGTTGACTTTGCCACTAGAAAAAGCTTATCAAGGTGGTAATGAGCGCATTCGTTTGGAAGATGGGCGATCGCTAGAAGTGACTATGCCCCCAGCTATGGTAACAGGTCAAACCATCCGCCTGCGAAACCAAGGCATTGGTGGCGGCGATTTGTACTTAAAAATTACAGTCGAGCCTCATTCTTTGTTTAAGCTAGAAGGGGCAAATATCTTTTGTCTGGTGCCTGTGACTCCCAGTGAAGCAACTTTAGGCGGACAGGTAGAAGCGCCAACTCTCGATGGCCCGGTGAAAATGACAATTCCCCCAGGTGTTAGGTCTGGTCAAAGATTTCGCCTCTCTAATAAAGGCTACCCCAGC includes the following:
- the dnaK gene encoding molecular chaperone DnaK; this translates as MGKVVGIDLGTTNSVVAVMEGGKPVVIANAEGMRTTPSVVGFSKEGERVVGQMARRQTVLNPQNTFFSVKRFIGRKYGELSPDSKRVPYTIRKDEVGNIRVACPRLNKEFAPEEISAMVLKKLADDASRYLGVPVTGAVITVPAYFNDSQRQATRDAGRIAGLEVLRILNEPTAASLAYGLDRGDTETILVFDLGGGTFDVSILEVGDGVFEVKATSGDTQLGGNDFDKKIVDWLAEQFLEAEAVDLRRDRQALQRLMEAAEKAKIELSAVSVTDINLPFITATEDGPKHLETRLTRSQFEGLCGDLVGRLRTPVKRALKDAGLSPADIEEVVLVGGSTRMPMVKQLVRDLIGTEPNENVNPDEVVAVGAAIQAGILAGELKDVLLLDVTPLSLGLETIGGVMKKLIPRNTTIPVRRSDIFSTSENNQNTVEIHVVQGEREMAANNKSLGRFKLYGIPPAPRGIPQVQVSFDIDANGILQVTALDRTTGREQTITIQGASTLSESEVNRMIQDAQKFADVDRERKERVEKRTRAEAMILQAERQLREVALEMGMQFARNRRQRIDNICRELRESLQQNDDRGIDQAYADLQDALYELNREVREYYAEDEEEDLFGTIREIFTGDKERERDLPRDTYRERDAYSKDYGNKDYSRDSRSSSYDSRPARKPRPSYQDNWDDDDDWL
- a CDS encoding M28 family peptidase — encoded protein: MNLKERLQTHLSAIARERDPYMATAGHFFVQEYIRQQFVQWGSVEIHTFQVRGKTCKNLILNLPSQARGQKRDLPPILIGAHYDGVPGTPAADDNATGVAVLLEFARKFATVPARYPLRLVAFDMEEYGLLGSTDYVNLLRQQQQPLRLMMSLEMLGYCDSTPGSQSYPPFLERFYPNRGDFIALIGNWRTLGDLIGLSRSIRKAGVSSQWLPAPNKGLIVPQTRLSDHAPFWDAGYPAIMVTDTAFLRNPHYHQPSDTIATLNLDFLTGVCEGLEIGIRSL
- a CDS encoding DnaJ C-terminal domain-containing protein, translating into MQNLQNFRDYYEILGISKDASSEEIKKVYRRLARQFHPDLNPGNKEAEEKFKVIGEAYEILSDPAKRAHYDQFSRYWKQKGFAGNKTPKSKDWENRSNGRNGNDVDPSQFSDFESFINQVIGVSSRKETRNPGSSTTTDPFRAPRTTKVEYTVNTPPRATRRDIEARLTLPLEKAYQGGNERIRLEDGRSLEVTMPPAMVTGQTIRLRNQGIGGGDLYLKITVEPHSLFKLEGANIFCLVPVTPSEATLGGQVEAPTLDGPVKMTIPPGVRSGQRFRLSNKGYPSENGKRGDQLVEVQIVTPKNISPEERELYEKIREIETFKPRADLI